The following coding sequences are from one Hippopotamus amphibius kiboko isolate mHipAmp2 chromosome 9, mHipAmp2.hap2, whole genome shotgun sequence window:
- the WNT11 gene encoding protein Wnt-11 isoform X2, giving the protein MRARPQVCQALLFALALQTGVCYGIKWLALSKTPAALALNQTQHCKQLEGLVSAQVQLCRSNLELMHTIVHAAREVVKACRRAFADMRWNCSSIELAPNYLLDLERGTRESAFVYALSAAAISHAIARACTSGDLPGCSCGPVPGEPPGPGNRWGGCADNLSYGLLMGAKFSDAPMKVKKTGSQANKLMRLHNSEVGRQALRASLEMKCKCHGVSGSCSIRTCWKGLQELRDVAADLKTRYLSATKVVHRPMGTRKHLVPKDLDIRPVQDSELVYLQSSPDFCMKNEKAVQQDITRQ; this is encoded by the exons ATGAGGGCGCGGCCTCAGGTCTGCCAGGCGCTGCTCTTCGCCCTGGCGCTCCAGACCGGTGTGTGCTATGGCATCAAGTGGCT GGCGCTCTCCAAGACCCCGGCGGCCCTGGCGCTGAACCAGACGCAGCACTGCAAGCAGCTGGAGGGCCTGGTGTCGGCGCAGGTGCAGCTGTGCCGCAGCAACCTGGAGCTCATGCACACCATCGTGCACGCCGCCCGCGAGGTCGTGAAGGCCTGCCGCCGGGCCTTCGCGGACATGCGCTGGAACTGCTCCTCCATCGAGCTCGCCCCCAACTACCTGCTTGAcctggagagag gGACCCGGGAGTCAGCCTTCGTGTATGCGCTGTCGGCGGCCGCCATCAGCCACGCCATCGCCCGGGCCTGCACCTCCGGCGACCTGCCCGGCTGCTCCTGCGGCCCCGTCCCAGGTGAGCCACCCGGGCCCGGGAACCGCTGGGGAGGATGTGCGGACAACCTCAGCTACGGGCTCCTCATGGGGGCCAAGTTTTCCGATGCTCCTATGAAGGTGAAAAAAACAGGATCCCAAGCCAATAAACTGATGCGTCTACACAACAGTGAAGTGGGGAGACAG GCTCTGCGCGCCTCTCTGGAAATGAAGTGTAAGTGCCACGGGGTGTCTGGCTCCTGCTCCATCCGCACCTGCTGGAAGGGGCTGCAGGAGCTTCGGGATGTGGCCGCCGACCTCAAGACCCGCTACCTGTCGGCCACCAAGGTAGTGCACCGACCCATGGGCACCCGCAAGCACCTGGTGCCCAAGGACCTGGACATCCGGCCTGTGCAGGACTCGGAGCTTGTCTATCTGCAGAGCTCCCCCGACTTCTGCATGAAGAACGAGAAG gcaGTGCAACAAGACATCACACGGCAGTGA
- the WNT11 gene encoding protein Wnt-11 isoform X1 codes for MRARPQVCQALLFALALQTGVCYGIKWLALSKTPAALALNQTQHCKQLEGLVSAQVQLCRSNLELMHTIVHAAREVVKACRRAFADMRWNCSSIELAPNYLLDLERGTRESAFVYALSAAAISHAIARACTSGDLPGCSCGPVPGEPPGPGNRWGGCADNLSYGLLMGAKFSDAPMKVKKTGSQANKLMRLHNSEVGRQALRASLEMKCKCHGVSGSCSIRTCWKGLQELRDVAADLKTRYLSATKVVHRPMGTRKHLVPKDLDIRPVQDSELVYLQSSPDFCMKNEKVGSHGTQDRQCNKTSHGSDSCDLMCCGRGYNPYTDRVVERCHCKYHWCCYVTCRRCERTVERYVCK; via the exons ATGAGGGCGCGGCCTCAGGTCTGCCAGGCGCTGCTCTTCGCCCTGGCGCTCCAGACCGGTGTGTGCTATGGCATCAAGTGGCT GGCGCTCTCCAAGACCCCGGCGGCCCTGGCGCTGAACCAGACGCAGCACTGCAAGCAGCTGGAGGGCCTGGTGTCGGCGCAGGTGCAGCTGTGCCGCAGCAACCTGGAGCTCATGCACACCATCGTGCACGCCGCCCGCGAGGTCGTGAAGGCCTGCCGCCGGGCCTTCGCGGACATGCGCTGGAACTGCTCCTCCATCGAGCTCGCCCCCAACTACCTGCTTGAcctggagagag gGACCCGGGAGTCAGCCTTCGTGTATGCGCTGTCGGCGGCCGCCATCAGCCACGCCATCGCCCGGGCCTGCACCTCCGGCGACCTGCCCGGCTGCTCCTGCGGCCCCGTCCCAGGTGAGCCACCCGGGCCCGGGAACCGCTGGGGAGGATGTGCGGACAACCTCAGCTACGGGCTCCTCATGGGGGCCAAGTTTTCCGATGCTCCTATGAAGGTGAAAAAAACAGGATCCCAAGCCAATAAACTGATGCGTCTACACAACAGTGAAGTGGGGAGACAG GCTCTGCGCGCCTCTCTGGAAATGAAGTGTAAGTGCCACGGGGTGTCTGGCTCCTGCTCCATCCGCACCTGCTGGAAGGGGCTGCAGGAGCTTCGGGATGTGGCCGCCGACCTCAAGACCCGCTACCTGTCGGCCACCAAGGTAGTGCACCGACCCATGGGCACCCGCAAGCACCTGGTGCCCAAGGACCTGGACATCCGGCCTGTGCAGGACTCGGAGCTTGTCTATCTGCAGAGCTCCCCCGACTTCTGCATGAAGAACGAGAAGGTGGGCTCCCATGGGACGCAGGACAG gcaGTGCAACAAGACATCACACGGCAGTGACAGCTGTGACCTCATGTGCTGTGGACGTGGCTACAACCCCTACACAGACCGAGTGGTCGAGCGGTGCCACTGCAAGTACCACTGGTGCTGCTACGTCACCTGCCGCAGGTGTGAGCGCACGGTGGAGCGCTATGTCTGCAAGTGA
- the WNT11 gene encoding protein Wnt-11 isoform X3 produces MHTIVHAAREVVKACRRAFADMRWNCSSIELAPNYLLDLERGTRESAFVYALSAAAISHAIARACTSGDLPGCSCGPVPGEPPGPGNRWGGCADNLSYGLLMGAKFSDAPMKVKKTGSQANKLMRLHNSEVGRQALRASLEMKCKCHGVSGSCSIRTCWKGLQELRDVAADLKTRYLSATKVVHRPMGTRKHLVPKDLDIRPVQDSELVYLQSSPDFCMKNEKVGSHGTQDRQCNKTSHGSDSCDLMCCGRGYNPYTDRVVERCHCKYHWCCYVTCRRCERTVERYVCK; encoded by the exons ATGCACACCATCGTGCACGCCGCCCGCGAGGTCGTGAAGGCCTGCCGCCGGGCCTTCGCGGACATGCGCTGGAACTGCTCCTCCATCGAGCTCGCCCCCAACTACCTGCTTGAcctggagagag gGACCCGGGAGTCAGCCTTCGTGTATGCGCTGTCGGCGGCCGCCATCAGCCACGCCATCGCCCGGGCCTGCACCTCCGGCGACCTGCCCGGCTGCTCCTGCGGCCCCGTCCCAGGTGAGCCACCCGGGCCCGGGAACCGCTGGGGAGGATGTGCGGACAACCTCAGCTACGGGCTCCTCATGGGGGCCAAGTTTTCCGATGCTCCTATGAAGGTGAAAAAAACAGGATCCCAAGCCAATAAACTGATGCGTCTACACAACAGTGAAGTGGGGAGACAG GCTCTGCGCGCCTCTCTGGAAATGAAGTGTAAGTGCCACGGGGTGTCTGGCTCCTGCTCCATCCGCACCTGCTGGAAGGGGCTGCAGGAGCTTCGGGATGTGGCCGCCGACCTCAAGACCCGCTACCTGTCGGCCACCAAGGTAGTGCACCGACCCATGGGCACCCGCAAGCACCTGGTGCCCAAGGACCTGGACATCCGGCCTGTGCAGGACTCGGAGCTTGTCTATCTGCAGAGCTCCCCCGACTTCTGCATGAAGAACGAGAAGGTGGGCTCCCATGGGACGCAGGACAG gcaGTGCAACAAGACATCACACGGCAGTGACAGCTGTGACCTCATGTGCTGTGGACGTGGCTACAACCCCTACACAGACCGAGTGGTCGAGCGGTGCCACTGCAAGTACCACTGGTGCTGCTACGTCACCTGCCGCAGGTGTGAGCGCACGGTGGAGCGCTATGTCTGCAAGTGA